CATCTTTTGAAGAGAGTCTCGGTGGTAGCTCGTGCAACTCCCGAGGATAAGTATCGCATAGTGAGGGTGCTTCAGGCAAAGGGAGAGGTGGTGGCTGTAACTGGTGATGGTGTCAACGATGTGCCAGCTCTTAAGGTGGCGGACCTGGGCATAGCTATGGGTTCAGGCTCTCAGGCTGCAAAGGATGCATCAAAGATGATCTTGTTGGACAACAACATAGCAATAATAGTGAACGCAGTAAAGAGGGGAAGGCTTATAGCAAAAAACATATCTAAGGTGATAAGGTATCTGCTATCCACCAACGCTTTTGAGATGATTTACAATTCCCTTGCCATACTGAGCGGTTTCCCATTGCCTTTCTATGCTACTCAGATACTGTGGATAAACCTCGTAACTGACGGCATGCAGGACAAAGCCTATCCTTTTACCAAGTACGAAGGTGATCCCATGAAGGAAAAACCAAAGAGTCCCGAGAAGGTTTTTGTGGGGAGAAGCCAGGTTTTTAATGTGGCGTACAACGGGCTTATAATGGGTATATGCCACTACTTTTTGTTTAAGTATCTTCTAACCATCTATCCTTACCAAATAGCCCTAACAATTAGTTTCACATCAGCGGTAATAAGCCAGTGGGCTGTAGGCATTCAGGAGATAGGGGAAAAGCCCTTCTTTAAAAATCCCTTAGAGTACCTCCAACTAAACCTTTACATTTACTTAGGCATATTCTTAGGCTTGATGCTCCAGCTTACAGCCATCTACCTAATCCCTCACTACTTACATGCAATAAGCTTGTCCTTAGAACACCTTCCTTATGCACTTCTGTGTCCGCTGCTTACCTTCTTGGGCGTGGAGTTAAGAAAGTGGATAGCATATATTTTATACCATGAGAACGCTTAATAAGGAAGAGCTAAAGGAGCTGTACGATAAGGATTTTCCCCTTTGGGTTGAGATAAACCTGCAGCTTCTTAAGGAGAAAGCTTATGACCTTGTAGACTGGGAGAACCTCTTAGAGGAGATAGAGGATATGGGAAGGTCTGACCTTAAAGAGTGCATAAGCCACTTGGCGGTTATTTTAGAATATCTTTACAAGTGGGATAACTTCAAAAACTTGGCAGGTAGTGAGTCCGCTGGCAAAAGCTGGTTTAGGAGTGTGGAAAATGCAAGAATGGAAATCTTAGATATACTTGATATGTATCCCAGTTTAAGAAAAAAATTACCTTCTGAATTGGCTATAGCGTGGAAGCGTGCCAGAAGAAGGCTTGAGTATTGGCTTAAAGATAACGACTACGACCCTGAAAAGTTTAACATTCCTGAAAAATGCCCTCACACTTACCAAGAAGCCATGAGTAGAGATTTAAGAAAGGAGCTAAAACCATAACAACGCCCTTTTTTTAGCTTTGAGGTTTATATTTATAAAAAATGTCCAGCAGAGAGGAAATCCTCAGAAAAATAGATATAGTGGAGGTCATATCCTCTTACATAGACCTTAAGAAGGTAGGGAGCAATTACAGTGCCAGGTGTCCTTTCCATCCGGATGACACACCATCATTTTTCGTATCCCCCAGCAGAGGCATTTTTAAGTGTTTTGGTTGCGGTGTAGGTGGTGATGCCATAAAGTTCGTTGCCCTTTACGAAAACATAAGTTATTCGGAAGCTCTCATAAAGCTTGCCAAAAGGTACGGCATACCCCTTAAGATAAGGGAGGACAGAAAGGACTCAAAGGTAATACGCATACTTGAGCTGGTGGCAGATTACTATCACAATGCTCTCAAAAAAAGTCCTCATGCGGTAGACTACCTAAAAAGCAGAGGCGTTTCTTCAAGAAGCATTCAAAAGTTTAGGCTGGGTTTCTCCCCTTCCTCTGAGGAGCTGGTAAATTTCCTCAGAAAAGAAGGGCTGATAGATGCTTACGAAAAAACTGGCAACTTGGTAAAGATAGATGAAGGTATTTACAGGGATCTCTTTACAGGAAGGGTAGTAATACCCATAAGGGATGAGAGGGGAAGATGCATAGCCTTTGGTGGAAGAGTTCTTTACGAAGGAAAGCCTAAATACATAAACTCCCCAGAGAGTGAGTTTTTTAAAAAGAGGGAGGTTATGTTTGGACTTTACGAAGGCAAAGAACACATAAAAGATATGGGCTTTGCCATAATAGTTGAGGGTTACTTTGATGTTATAAGCATGCACGATGAGGGCTACAAAAACACCGTTGCACCTCTTGGCACCTCTTTTGGTGAGGAGCATGCCAAGCTTCTCTCCAGATACACAAAAGATGTGATTCTTTTATTTGACGGTGATAGTGCGGGGAAGAGAGCCATAAGACAGACAGCACCCTATTTGCTTTCACAGGATATTAAGGTGAGAGTGGCATACCTCCCCGAAGGTGAGGATCCCGACACACTGGTAAAAAGAGATAAAGAGCTTTTGCGTTTGCTTCTTGAAGGAGCAAAGGACATATTTGAGCTATTTATAAAAATGCTCAGGGAAGGTCAGAAGGAGGCTCTTAAGGACCTTGTATACTTTGCCGGCTTTGTCAAAAATAAGGTGTATCAGCATGATATTCTGAGAGAAGCAAGCCAAGTAAGTGGATTTGCGCTCAGCGCTTTATACGACCAACTGCCTAAGGTTCAGAGGAAGGAAGAAAAAGAAGAGGATGAAAAACTGACCTATGCGGAGAGGATTTTTCTGCTTGGCCTTATGAAGTTGGGAAAGGAAGAATATCTTAAGGATGTTCTGCTCTCACCCAATGCCATGAGGATAGCCGAACACATACTCTCTGGAGATTATCACTTGGTACCAGAAAGTGTCAAGAATGCCAAGGTTTACGACCTTGAGTCTGCATTTCTGGCAAGCTGTGAGATGCTAAAAATAGGGAAAGAGGAGTTTAAGGAAGGTGTAAAGAGTATAAAAGATATGAGGGAAGAAAAGAGTCAGCAGGTTGTGAGGTTCAGAAAGCGGATTTGAATTATATTTAAACTCCTATGGAGCAGGTTTTTATCTACGACACCACCTTGAGGGATGGCTCGCAGGCAGAAGGTATAAACTTTTCCGTAGAGGATAAGATGCGCATACTTCAAAAACTGGACGAATTTGGAGTGCATTACATAGAGTGCGGATGGCCCGGTGCGAACCCAAAAGACACTATTCTCTTTGAAAGGCTGAGAAAGATAAAAACTCAAAATGCCAAAATAGTAGCCTTTGGTGCAACAAGAAAAGCTGGAAAGAAGGCGCACGAAGATAAGCAGGTGGAAAACCTTTTGAAATCGGGTGCCAAGGTGATAACCGTATTTGGCAAGAGCTGGGACTTTCATGTAACGCATGCCATAGGGACCACCTTAGAGGAAAACCTGGACATGGTTTACGAGACGGTAAGCTATCTTAAAAAGCATGTGGAGGAGGTTATCTTTGACGCAGAGCACTTCTTTGACGGATACAGGCACAACGAAAGCTATGCTTTTAAGGTATTGGAGGCAGCTTTTCAGGCAGGTGCGGACTGGATAGTCCTCTGCGATACCAACGGTGGCACCCTTCCCAATGAGGTTTATGAGATAACCAAAAAGGTTGTACAAAAGTTTCCACAGGCACGCGTAGGCATACACGCTCACAACGATTCAGATACTGCTGTGGCTAACTCTCTTATGGCGGTGCTTGCAGGTGCAAGGCAGGTTCACGGCACTATAAACGGCTTGGGGGAAAGAACGGGCAATGCTAATCTGTGTTCCATAATACCTAACCTTCAGCTCAAGCTGGGCTTTAGTGTAGTGCCTTCCCAAAACCTCAAAAAGCTCACCGAGCTTGCTCACTTTGTCTCCGAAATCTCCAACACGCCACTGCCCAAAAACATGCCTTATGTAGGGGAGAGTGCTTTTACCCACAAAGCAGGCGTACACGCCTCTGCAGTTATGAAAAGGTCAGAAACATACGAACACATAGACCCTTCTTTGGTAGGAAACAGAAGGAAGGTGACAGTGTCTGACCTTTCTGGAAGGAGTAATATACTTTACAAGCTCAGGGAAATGGGGCTTGAGGTGGATGATAAGTCCCCTGAGCTTATCAAACTCCTTGAAAAGATAAAGGAACTTGAGAAGGAAGGCTACCACTTTGAAGCAGCTGAAGCTTCTTTTGAGCTTCTTTGCAAGAGGCATTTTGGGCTTGTTAAAAACTATTTTGACCTTGATGCTTACAGGGTGCTAATAGCCAGAAGGAGTACAGACCTATCTCCTGTTTCGGAAGCCACCGTAAGACTCTATGTGGAAGACATAAAGGAGCATACAGCAGCTCTTGGTAACGGACCAGTGAGCGCCCTTGACAGAGCCCTCAGAAAAGCCTTGGAAGAGTTTTATCCAAGCCTTAAAGATGTTCAGCTCATAGACTACAAGGTGAGAATAGTTAACGAATCGGAGGGTACATCTGCCAAAGTGAGGGTGCTTATAGAATCTACCGATGGTAGAAGAAAGTGGGGAACGGTGGGAGTTTCGGAAAACATAATAGAAGCCTCTTGGATAGCCTTAACTGATAGCCTCGTATATAAACTCTTAAAAGACGAAGAAGAGGGTATAATGTGATCCTATGAAGAGGGTGCTTTTCCTTTTCTCTCTCTTTCTCCTTTCCATGGCAGAACCAGTAAAGCTCAGCAAAAACATACATATAAAAGTTATTGATGCGGAAGGTATTACCCACCATCTGAGAGGGATAAGTTGTAATGGTAGGGATTATCTGAAAGTTAGTGAGGGGAGCATAGAGTATTCTATACCTTTTGAAAGCATAAAACACATAAAAGTGCTCTCCCAAAAGGAGGGTATCCTTGATATAAATGTGGAGCTTACAAATGGAATAGAAAGGCGCATAAGCGTAAGTGCCAACACCTATTGCACATCCCAATCTGAACTGGGTAAAGCAAGCTTTTACATTAAGGATGTGAGAGATATCTTTATAGAAAAAGGAGAGCAAAGATGAAGAGAGTTAAGTTTTTGGGTATCCTGATACTTACCTTTGGTTTGGGCTTCGTGCTTGGTACAGCAGGCGGTTTTCCCAAAAATAGTGGTGGTGAAGATGATTACAGGTATTTTAGGCTCTTCACTGATGTTTTCAAAGTAGTAAAGGAGAACTATGTGGAAAATGTTAGCACTAAGGACCTTATATACGGTGCGTTAAATGGTATGATGAAATCCTTAGACCCCTTTTCCGCCTTCTTTACACCCGAACAGTACAGAGAGTTTAAGGAAGAGACGGAAGGTGAGTTTGGTGGTGTAGGTATTGAGATAAGCATGGAAAAGGGAAGACCCATAGTGGTCTCTCCTATAGAGGGGACACCAGCCTATAAAGCTGGGATAAGACCTGGGGACATAATACTTGAGATAAACGGAGAGGATACATCTAACATGATGCTAATGGATGTGGTGCAGAAAATAAGAGGCAAACCAGGTACAAAGGTAAACCTGACTATAATGAGGAAAGGCTTAGACAAGCCCCTAAGGTTTGAGCTTGAAAGGAGTCTCATAAAGATAGAGAGCGTAAGGTGGACAAAGTTTGAAGATGTAGGTTATATAAGGCTCTCCCAGTTTAACGACGGTGCAGGCGCCCAGATGGAAAAGGCTATTAAGAGTCTCCTGTCCGAAGATGTTAAAGGTTTGGTGTTGGACCTGAGAAACGACCCAGGTGGTCTTCTCACGGAGGCGGTAAATGTAGCAGAGCTTTTTATTCCTGAAGGTAAGCTCATAGTTTATACCAAATCAAGGGATGGTGAGATAAACAAGTACTTCTCAAGAAGAAAACCTATTGTACCTGAAGACATACCACTTGTAGTTCTGATAAACAAAGGTTCTGCCAGCGCATCGGAAATAGTCACTGGCGCACTCCAAGACTATAAAAGAGCTATTATAGTTGGAGAGAAGAGCTACGGCAAAGCTTCAGTTCAGAACATCATGCCACTTGAGGATGGCTCTGCTATAAAGCTCACCATAGCATACTACTACACACCTCTTGGAAGACTGATACACAAGAAGGGTATAACCCCGGATGTGCAGGTTAGCATGGACGAAAAGCAGGAAGAGCAATTGCAGGAAGCCATAAGACAGAAGAGGATGCAAGGAGACCATCACAAGCTCATACTTCTTCCCGAGCTTGACCCCCAGCTGAGAAAGGCTATTGAGATTATAGAAAAAGGTAAAACTTTGAAAAAAGCCGCATGATCACACTTGCTGTTGAGACTTCTTGTGATGAGACTGCCCTTGCCCTTTTTTCTTCTGAGTCAGGCATAATAGGTGATGTGCTGCTTTCTCAGGCTGTCCACTCGGAGTTTGGTGGAGTGGTGCCGGAGCTTTCCGCAAGGGAACACACCAGAAACATACTCCCTCTCTTTGACAAACTTTTAAAAGATACAGGTATGGACATCTCCAAGATAGACTTTGTATCTTTCACTCTCACACCGGGATTGATACTATCCTTAGTTATAGGTGTAGCTTTTGCCAAATCTCTGGCTTATGCTTTAAGAAAGCCCTTGGTGCCAGTGCATCACTTAGAAGGACACATATACTCCATCTTCTTGGAAAAACCCATAGATTACCCTTTTATATCCCTTATAGTGTCTGGAGGGCACACGGACCTCTACTTGGTGGAAGACTTTGGAAAGTATATCTTTCTGGGTGGCACTCTGGACGATGCAGTAGGAGAGAGCTACGACAAGGTGGCAAAGCTTATGGGACTTTCTTATCCAGGTGGACCCATAATAGATAAGCTTGCCCAAAAGGGAAGACCTGCCTATCACCTCCCAAGACCTCTGATAGGAGAAGATGGTCTCAATATGTCTTTTAGTGGACTAAAGACGGCTGTAAGAAACATAGTGATGACGGGAAATTACTCTAAGGAAGATCTGGCTTGCTCCTTTCAGCAAGCGGTGGTGGATGTTTTGGAAAAAAAGGTTATAAGAGCTGTAGAGCTCACAGGAGTAAGAAATATAGCTGTTGTTGGAGGTGTATCCGCCAACTCTGAACTAAGAAGAAGGTTTAAAGAGCTATCTGAGAAGCATAACTACCAAGTTTATTTCCCTAAGCCTAAATTCTCTACTGATAATGCTTGTATGATAGCTTACGCAGGTGTAGAGAGGTTCAAAAGGGGCATTACAGCCCCCCTTGATATAAACCCAGAGCCCAACACACCCTTAGAGCTATTTGGAAAAGAGTGGAGCTAAAGAAAGTGCCTTTTTGAGTATTTCCTTGTCCCCTTTATACTTTACAAGGTTCTCAGCCTCCTTCCATGTAAAAAACCTTGCATCCAAAACCTCCCACGAAGCCTTAGGCTCTCCAGCCTTGTACCTCATCAAAAAGTAAAGGACTCTCTTCTTTATCCTTTTTCCTTCCCTCATGTAAAAGTACTCTATTTCTCCTATCCTTTGGAGAATCTCCCCCTTTATACCCGTTTCCTCCTCCACCTCTCTGATGGCGGCATGTTCGGGACTTTCTCCAGATTCTACTATACCCTTTGGAAAGGTCCATATTCCCGAAGGATTTTTCACCAGCAAAACTTCTCTGTCTCTAATGACAACACCGCCTGCGGAAAATTCGTGCATCATTGTGATAAAATATTCTAAGGAGGATGAGCTATGCAAGAGGAAAAAAAAGAGGAGATGAACCTCAAAGAAGAGATTGAAAGGCTGGAAAAGGAGCTGAAAGCCCTCAAGGAGAAGATAGGTATTGAGGAAAAACCTATGCTACAAGTACCTATTGAAAAGGCAAAGGAGATTACCACTAGCCTTTTGGATGTTGCCAACAGGATCATAAAGGTAGCTTCAGCTGCAGCATCAGGTGCCATAGAAGGTGCTAAAAAGGAGCTGGAAAAGTCAAAGAAGGAGCAAAAGCAGGAAGAAGAGAAAAAAGAGCAGTAAGTTATGAACTATTGGCGCGGTATAATAAATAAATACAGGGAATATTTGCCTATTTCAGAAAACACACCTGTTATAACTCTCTGTGAGGGAAATACTCCTCTTATACACGCGGAAAATCTCGCCAGGGAGATAGGCTTTAAAGGGGAGATATATCTCAAATATGAGGGACTAAACCCTACGGGATCCTTTAAAGACAGAGGGATGACCCTTGCCATATCAAAAGCTGTAGAAGCTGGAAAAAAGGCTGTTATATGTGCTTCTACAGGAAATACCTCCGCTTCTGCTGCGGCTTATGCTGCAAAAGCTGGGCTCAAAGCTTATGTGCTTCTTCCCAAAGGTGCAGTGGCACTGGGAAAACTCTCTCAAGCAGTTATGTACGGTGCAAAGGTTATAGCCGTGCAGGGAAACTTTGACGATGCTCTTTATATGGTGAGAAAGATAGGTGAGCTTTTGCCGGTTGAAATAGTCAACTCGGTAAACCCCTTCCGTATAGAGGGGCAAAAGACTGCAGCCTTTGAGGTATGTGATGCCTTGGGCGAAGCGCCAGATTATCACTTTATACCAGTAGGCAACGCAGGAAACATAACCGCTTACTGGAAAGGATACTTGGAGTATTACCGCGTCGGGAAGATAAGGAAACTCCCTAAGATGATGGGATGGCAGGCGGAAGGTGCTGCTCCAATAGTGAAAGGCTATGTTATAAAAAATCCGCAAACTATAGCCAGCGCCATAAGGATAGGAAATCCTTACAGCTGGCAACAGGCTCTTGCCGCAGCTAACGAATCAAAGGGAAGAATAGATGCTGTAAGTGATGAGGAGATCCTAAATGCATACAAGCTGGTGGCTTCAAAGGAAGGTATCTTCTGCGAGCCTGCCTCCGCAGCCAGCATAGCGGGGCTCATAAAGCTGGTAAGGGAGGGCTACCTTAGTGGTAAGGAGGTGGTGGTATGCACCCTTACGGGAAATGGGCTTAAGGACCCCAGCACCGCTATGAGCGTGTGCCAAGAACCCATCACCTTACCCCCAGACATAGAGAAGGTGCTGGAGGTGATAGAGCTATGAAGGTGGTAAAAGCACATCAAAAGCGGGCGCTTCCTTTGGCAGCTAAGGTTTTAGAAAAAGGAGGAATAGTCTTTGCGCCAACGGATACCATCTACGGACTTTTGGCTGATGCTACCAAACCAAAAGCCGTAGAGAGGCTATACTCCATCAGAAGACCATCAGGAAGACCCTTTATCCTTCTCCTTCCAGACAAATACTGGCTGGAGGTTTTTGACATCTACGCCAAGCCTACATACTGGGACCTGCTTGATGCTCATATCACTGTTATCTTCTACAAAAGAACCACCATACCCATGCACCTGACAAGGGGCAAAAAGAGCTTAGCCTTCAGAGTGCCCAAGAGAGGTACCTTTATAAGGGACCTTCTTCTTTATCTTGATGCTCCCCTTGTTGCCCCCAGCGCCAATCCGGAAGGTATGGAGCCGGCAAAGGATGTAAAGATGGCTATGGACTACTTTGGAGATAAGGTGGACCTTTATGTGGATGCGGGTCGTATTGAAGGAAAACCCTCCACCATAGTAAGACTCATAGGCAAAAACAGAATAAGGCTTGTTAGAGAAGGAAGTGTAAGCTTCAAGGAGATTCTGGAGTTTGCAAGAAGATTATAACCTAAGGTTATAACTCTTTCTGTATCCTACAAGCTCTACAAGCGCCTGGGCAAACTCTCTTATCTCCTTCTGTGCGCTTTCGTGCCTTCTTAAACTTATAAAGTTGTCAAGAGAAATTCTTGGAACTGTCCAGTAAAACCTTGTGTGCATAAACTGTGGGAGGACACCTCTGGCAAGCTCTCTGGCAACAGCTTTTTCAAGCATGTTTTTGTATAGTGTCAAAAGGTCATCCATGTAAAACTTTATTTTTTTGAGAAACAGAGAGTTCCAAGGCTCTTCTATCTGCTCTTCTATGGATGCCTGCCTGTTTTTGGAAGACTGTTTTCTCAGATATTTAGGAATGTAAAAGGTAGGGTCATAGCTTACATACCTTCTGCTAACTTCGTTATAAGAGCCAAAGCGGTGTCTGTGCCACTGCCTTGCTACAAACAAAGGACACTCCACCACAAATGTGTAGTAATCCATAGAGGTTCCCAGCTCAAGCCTATCAACGAGTCCTATCCATCCTGATGAAGTCTCTATTTTCTTTATAACATAGGAACTGTCAAGAGAGTAGCTTTCTGTATCATCTCCTTCTATGATGGCATATGTAGTAGGTAGTCTTTTCTTTACTTCTTCCTTTACCTCTTGTGGTATGTGTTCAAAAGCGTTTATAAAGTTCCTAAGGTTGAGATAAATATAACCCTCCGTCCAGTAAACCTGAAAAACAGGACTGCTTACCCTTTCTATAAGACCCAGCCATAAGCTTTTTTCTCCTTCAAAAGCTATAATCACATGCTCAAAAGGGCTTGCGTGTTTGTTTTCAAAAAGATACTTTATGAGCTTTTTATCCCTCTCTTTGTCCACCTCCGCATCTTTAGCGAATGATACCCTTGCGCATCTTACTATTCTTTGGTCTGACCCCATTATATGAACTTTCATGCTCTCTATTATAATATCTTGGCTATGCAAAGCATGACTGGTGTGGGGAAGGCTGTGTTTGAAAATGACGAATGGAAGGTATCTACCATCGTCAAGAGCGTAAACTCAAAAGGTTTGGACATATTTATAAAAACCAATTACAACCTCTCATCCGCAGAGATAAACATAAGGAAGCTGGTGAGGGAGTTTATCACGAGGGGTACTGTTAATGTGCACATAGATGTAACACCCAAAAAGGTCGAAACACCTGTTGACATAAAGAAGGTCCTCGTAAATGTGCAGATAGTAAAGCTTGTTATGGAAGAGCTTGGGCTTAAGCTCACCGACGATACCATCTTTCAAACTGCCTGGAAGTATTCGGAAAAAACCGCAGAGGAACTAAGTCCACAGCTGGAAGACTGCCTTTACTCTTCACTGAGAGAAGCCCTCAGGGACCTTGTAAGGAGCAGAAAGGAAGAAGGAGAGCATATAAAGGAAGACATACAAGCAAGGTTGCAAAAGATAAAGGGGTTGTTAGAAGAAATAGAAAAGCTTAAAGACCAGGTCCTGAGCTTAGTCAAAGGCAGAATACTTGAGAAAGCAAGAGAGCTTGGTTTGCCGGAGGTTCATCCAACTGTGCTTAATGAGATCACTTTTATACTTTCAAGGATGGATGTGGATGAAGAGTTAACAAGATTCAAGACGCACCTGAGTAAAATAAACTCCCTTCTTGATACGGAAGGTGATGTAGGTAGAAAGTTGGACTTTACCCTTCAGGAGATACACAGGGAGATAAATACCCTTGGCAACAAGATGCCTGAAGTTTCCCATCTGGTGGTGGAAATAAAGTCAGAGATAGACAGGATAAGACAGCAGGTGGCAAATGTGGAATAAAAGGTGTATAATATAATCATAGCGGGCGTAGCTCAGTGGTGGAGCGGCTGCTTGCCATGCAGCAGGTCGCGGGTTCGAGTCCCGTCGCCCGCTCCATACTAAAGCTCTATCTCCTCAGGTGAAGAGTAGCTTTTGCAAACCTTCCCCTCGCACACCAAAAGCCCCTTCATATGCCCCTTTACAACCAACTTGAAGGGTCTGAATGCCTTCATCATCTCCCAAAAGTAACCATCCGTCTCTACTTTAAAAACCCCTCTTAAAAAAGCGTAAAGGCTAATTAGGTAAGAGTGCGAAGCCATAGGCATCTCTCTCATAAACCGTGAAAAAGCCATGAGGTTTTTCTCTGCATATTCTCCATATTTGGTATCACCAGTTATAGCTTCCATAAGGAGTAGCAGATACGGAGATGTGCCATTTACAGATTGGATGGGTGTATCTTGGATAGGTTTATGCTTTATAAGCAATAGTCCTTCCCCCTTTTGATGCGTATCAAAAAAGCCCCATCCCTGATCATCCCAGAATAGCTCTATAGCCTTATCCAAAAGCTCCTTTGCCATATCCAAGTAAGTTCTATTTTGAGTTATTTCAAAGAGGGACAAAAGACCCTGCGATAGATATATGTAATCCTCCGAATAACCGCTTACACCATCGGTATGATCAAGAGAGCCATCTCTGTACCTTTCTTTTATGAGCCTATTGGCTGTCTTTTCTGCCATAAGAAGACTCCACTCATCCTGAAAGACCTTGTAGTAAACACATAAAGCATCTATCATAAGCCCATTCCAGCCAGTGTAAATGGTTTTGTCTATGTAAGGTATCTCCCTGCTGTTTCTATAACTTAACATTTTTTCTTTGGCGCTTTTTAGAAGCTCCTCCACCTTTTCCTTGGGTATGTCCAAAACTTTGCTTACCTGCTGCGCATCCATGTTTATAAAGAGCACATTTTTGTGCTGATGATGGGGCATTCTGCCTCTTGTATCTATACCAAAGTAGAGCTTTACCACCTTTAGCTCCTCTGGGTCAAGCAGTAGCCTTAGCTCGTCAGATGTAAAAGTGTAATGACCACCCTCATCAAGCACGCCTATGTCTGCATCCTGAGAGGCGTAAAATCCACCTTCTTGATCCGATCCGTAAAGTTTGTAGTAATTTACTATGCCCTTTGCCACATACTCATAAAGGGGATTTTCAAATACCTGATAAGCAAGAGAGTATAGTCTGAGAAGCTCCGCGTTGTCATAAAGCATCTTTTCAAAGTGCGGTATGTTCCATGTATCATCCGTAGAGTATCTGAAAAAGCCTCCCAAAAGGTGGTCGTAAATACCACCTTTTGCCATAGCATCCAAAGATGAGATAATAGCCCTTTTTACTATCTCCTCCTTGGTAAAGTAGTAGTGATAAAGGAGTAGCTCAAAAGCCTTGGCATGATGAAACTTGGGAGCACTGCCTATACCTCCCTTTTCGTAATCTACCGAAGAGAGAAGAGCGCCTATACCCCTTTTTAGAAGTTCTTCATCCACAAAATCCTTAAAGGTCATAGAGCTGTAATTTTGTAGCTCCAAAAAGATGTGGTCTGCTGATTTTAAAATTCTCTCCTTTTCTTCCCTCCAGAGCTGTGAAATCCTAAGAAGCAGAGATTTTAAACCGGGTCTTCCCCATCTGTCTTCAGGTGGAAAGTAGGTGCCTCCAAAGAAGAGCTTCCCATCGGGAGTAAGAAAAGCTGTCAAAGGCCACCCTCCGCTTCCGGTAAGAGCTATTACTGTTTCCTGATACCTCCTGTCTATATCCGGCCTTTCGTCCCTGTCCACCTTTATTGCAACAAAGTTCTCGTTTATTATCTTGGCTATTTCTGGGTCTTCAAAGCTTTCCTTTGCCATTACATGACACCAATGACACCATACACCACCTATGGAGAGCAGTACAGGTTTGTCCTCTCTCTTTGCTTTTTCAAAGGCTTCCTCACACCACTCGTACCAATCAACGGGCTGATATGCTGATTTTCTAAGATATGGACTTCTGGCATTTATCAGTCTGTTAGGCATACGCATAAATTATGTAAAAGGGAGAAAAAAGCAAGATGAGATAAATTATGCTACTGCATAAGATAATCAAAACTGACCCTCATGGTCTTTCCTTTGCTGTCCTTTATGTATACATTTATTGAGTAAAGACCCTTATCGGACATTTGGAACCAGCCGCCGTAGTTGTCTCCGTATTGATGGGGATATTTGGTGAGTGGTTTTCTTTCTGCTCTCAGTATAGGAGACCTTACCTCAGCTTCTACAGAGTAATTAGAGAAATAGACCACCTTACCCTTCTCTTCTTCTCTCCAAAGAGCTACTGCAAGGTGGTGAGTGTCGTATGGTTTGGGTTCACCGTGGCTTTTGACCAGAAGCTCGTAAGCTCTTGGGAAGGTATTTCTAATCTCCTCAATGCTCACTATACCTATGCTCA
The DNA window shown above is from Hydrogenobacter thermophilus TK-6 and carries:
- a CDS encoding NUDIX hydrolase; translated protein: MMHEFSAGGVVIRDREVLLVKNPSGIWTFPKGIVESGESPEHAAIREVEEETGIKGEILQRIGEIEYFYMREGKRIKKRVLYFLMRYKAGEPKASWEVLDARFFTWKEAENLVKYKGDKEILKKALSLAPLFSK
- the thrC gene encoding threonine synthase; this translates as MNYWRGIINKYREYLPISENTPVITLCEGNTPLIHAENLAREIGFKGEIYLKYEGLNPTGSFKDRGMTLAISKAVEAGKKAVICASTGNTSASAAAYAAKAGLKAYVLLPKGAVALGKLSQAVMYGAKVIAVQGNFDDALYMVRKIGELLPVEIVNSVNPFRIEGQKTAAFEVCDALGEAPDYHFIPVGNAGNITAYWKGYLEYYRVGKIRKLPKMMGWQAEGAAPIVKGYVIKNPQTIASAIRIGNPYSWQQALAAANESKGRIDAVSDEEILNAYKLVASKEGIFCEPASAASIAGLIKLVREGYLSGKEVVVCTLTGNGLKDPSTAMSVCQEPITLPPDIEKVLEVIEL
- a CDS encoding L-threonylcarbamoyladenylate synthase; amino-acid sequence: MKVVKAHQKRALPLAAKVLEKGGIVFAPTDTIYGLLADATKPKAVERLYSIRRPSGRPFILLLPDKYWLEVFDIYAKPTYWDLLDAHITVIFYKRTTIPMHLTRGKKSLAFRVPKRGTFIRDLLLYLDAPLVAPSANPEGMEPAKDVKMAMDYFGDKVDLYVDAGRIEGKPSTIVRLIGKNRIRLVREGSVSFKEILEFARRL
- the thyX gene encoding FAD-dependent thymidylate synthase: MKVHIMGSDQRIVRCARVSFAKDAEVDKERDKKLIKYLFENKHASPFEHVIIAFEGEKSLWLGLIERVSSPVFQVYWTEGYIYLNLRNFINAFEHIPQEVKEEVKKRLPTTYAIIEGDDTESYSLDSSYVIKKIETSSGWIGLVDRLELGTSMDYYTFVVECPLFVARQWHRHRFGSYNEVSRRYVSYDPTFYIPKYLRKQSSKNRQASIEEQIEEPWNSLFLKKIKFYMDDLLTLYKNMLEKAVARELARGVLPQFMHTRFYWTVPRISLDNFISLRRHESAQKEIREFAQALVELVGYRKSYNLRL
- a CDS encoding YicC family protein, which codes for MQSMTGVGKAVFENDEWKVSTIVKSVNSKGLDIFIKTNYNLSSAEINIRKLVREFITRGTVNVHIDVTPKKVETPVDIKKVLVNVQIVKLVMEELGLKLTDDTIFQTAWKYSEKTAEELSPQLEDCLYSSLREALRDLVRSRKEEGEHIKEDIQARLQKIKGLLEEIEKLKDQVLSLVKGRILEKARELGLPEVHPTVLNEITFILSRMDVDEELTRFKTHLSKINSLLDTEGDVGRKLDFTLQEIHREINTLGNKMPEVSHLVVEIKSEIDRIRQQVANVE
- a CDS encoding thioredoxin domain-containing protein: MPNRLINARSPYLRKSAYQPVDWYEWCEEAFEKAKREDKPVLLSIGGVWCHWCHVMAKESFEDPEIAKIINENFVAIKVDRDERPDIDRRYQETVIALTGSGGWPLTAFLTPDGKLFFGGTYFPPEDRWGRPGLKSLLLRISQLWREEKERILKSADHIFLELQNYSSMTFKDFVDEELLKRGIGALLSSVDYEKGGIGSAPKFHHAKAFELLLYHYYFTKEEIVKRAIISSLDAMAKGGIYDHLLGGFFRYSTDDTWNIPHFEKMLYDNAELLRLYSLAYQVFENPLYEYVAKGIVNYYKLYGSDQEGGFYASQDADIGVLDEGGHYTFTSDELRLLLDPEELKVVKLYFGIDTRGRMPHHQHKNVLFINMDAQQVSKVLDIPKEKVEELLKSAKEKMLSYRNSREIPYIDKTIYTGWNGLMIDALCVYYKVFQDEWSLLMAEKTANRLIKERYRDGSLDHTDGVSGYSEDYIYLSQGLLSLFEITQNRTYLDMAKELLDKAIELFWDDQGWGFFDTHQKGEGLLLIKHKPIQDTPIQSVNGTSPYLLLLMEAITGDTKYGEYAEKNLMAFSRFMREMPMASHSYLISLYAFLRGVFKVETDGYFWEMMKAFRPFKLVVKGHMKGLLVCEGKVCKSYSSPEEIEL